Genomic DNA from Hypomesus transpacificus isolate Combined female chromosome 19, fHypTra1, whole genome shotgun sequence:
GACAGCGTGGACAGGCGGACAGGCAGCCTGTAGACTACGCCACAAACGCAGGTGCCACCGAAATTAGCCGGACAGCGATCTGTTGCCCAAGGTGACCCGTTAGCAACGTATTGACAGAAGGAAAACCAGATTGCCATCTGTTATGTAGTCAGTTAGGATGTTCTACTTCACAGTATTGCGACTTGCGCCGTGATAACAAAGCAAAGTTGAGAACTATGCAAAGTTTAATAACAAAGCATGTGCGCATGCCAATTCAAAGttcgtttgtgtgtgagtgtgcctgtgcgtgtgttcatCATCAGTGTAACCTCGCTCCCCTGGCCTTCACACTCCACTGTGACTATGCTACAGGCTGGACTCACTCCACTGTGGCTATGCTACAGGCTGAACTACCTTATTGATTTTAGGAGTAAAGATCAATAGTAGCAATATGTCAACTTTCAAGATCCAGACCATAAATTACACAGCCTGTTATGTACACAagcacccagacacacaagcatgcagacgcacacacaggtaaccTAGGTAACAAACATTTCTCTCCTCTTCAAGTTTGACCTCAACTAACTTCTCTTTGGCTTAACCAAAGGACACCAAAGTCAGCACTGCGAAGTTCATTACTTGTGATTCCTGGGATTGAATGCTTCCTCTGCATGTTGTATTTGAGATCCTGTTGTACCACTGACTCACAAGAGACTGCaaccacaaaataatttgaagtTACCTTGTTGCTGCTGCACTGTACTGATGTTGTAGCTGAGATATTGTTGTGGTTGCCTATTTAGATGTTGTTGGAGCTGAGATGTTGGAGCTGAGATGTTGGAGCTGAGATGTTGTTGGAGCTGAGATGTTGTAGCTGAGATGATGTAGCTGAGATTATGTTgtggtcaatcaatcaacctttatttataaagcacatttaacaCAATACAAATTGATCCAAAGTGTTGTACATAGGGCATAGCAAAACTACGCTATAAAACAAGTAAAAGTTCCCAAAAGCTAAagaataaaaatgtttttagaGTAGATTTAAAAATAACCAATGAAGGAGCAGACCTCACATGATAAGGGAGAGCATTCCAAAGCTTTGGCCCAGCGACAGAAAAAGCCTGATCACCCTTAATTTGTAGCGACATCGTGACACATTTAAAAGCAAGTGTTTTGATGATCTGAGTAACCTAGCAGGACAGTATGGCACAATGAGATCACAAATATACCTTGTTGCACAGCCAGACAACGCCTTATAAACAAACATAAGGATCCTCAAATCAACTCTAAACTTAATGGGAAGCCAGTGAAGGGATGCCAAAACAGGAGAATATGACCCCTCTTTCTAGACCCAGTCAAAAGTCTTGCAGCTGCATTTTGAACAATTTGTAATCGAGATAGTGTAGAATGAGGAAGACCACAATAAAGACATGGTTGAGATGTTGTGGCTGAGATGAGGCGTCAGACTATCAAAATACTCTTATGATCATTGATGTTCTGCTGTTATTAAGGTTATCtggtaaattgatcaaatgtaGAGCAGAGtaacagcagtctggctgggttagggttagtagagagtctctaagggttagggttagcgtgtgGCTGAATTGGGACCTGATAGGCCTGATCCGGTTTAAAAAGCTTCGTACTCCAGAAGTCAAAATACTGTGTGATCAAATTTCACACCCTTTTAACTtcttaaactgtgtgtgtgcacttgtgtgtgtgcagcagcagtgtgtgtgcacaagagtgtgtgtgtgtgtaagagatagagcagtgtgtgtgtgtgagagaaagtgtaACACCACTTCACTGTCCCCTGGCAGAGCGTCCATTAGCCCGCCCCCCCTCTCTGGTTGCCAAGCGATAGAGCAAACGATGGGTGTTTGACCAATCCTACAATCCTACTCTCAAATATTTGTCTGGGAAACAGCATCTTTCTGGCCTATAAATACTGAGACACTGGAGCCCTCTCACACACCACAGCTCCGAACCCATAATCATCTTTAAGGACCAACATCCAGTCTAGTCCCAAGGGATAGGCTTTGCTCCAGGGAACCACCTCCCTCCAGAGGACCACCTCGCTCCAGAGGAcaacctccacctctctccagagGACCACCTCGCACCAGAGGACCTCGCTCCAAAGGACCACCTTCACCTCGCTCCAAAGGACCACCTTCACCTCTCTCCAGAGGACCACCTCGCTCCAGAGGACCTCGCTCCAAAGGACCACCTTCATCTCACTCGAGAAGACCATCTTCACCTCGTTCCAGAGGACCACCTTCACCTCTCTCCAGAGGACCACCTCGCTCCAGAGAATCTCGCTCGAGAAGACCACCTTCACCTCGCTCCAGAGGACCACCTTCACCTCGCTCCAGAGGACCACCTTCACCTCGCTCCAGAGGACCACCTTCACCTCGCTCCAGAGGACCACCTTCACCTCGCTCCAGAGGACCACCTTCACCTCGCTCCAGAGGACCACCTTCACCAACATGTAGGAGTTTtttctttaaaataaataaaatagtgATGTATTTTGATTTGTTTTCCATCCTATCATTGTTAGGTTTTCTGTTGCCTGTTTATTTATGTTGTATTTTAAAATGTGAATTAATTTATCTCTGATCACATAGTAAAGCTTACCTTGTTTTGATTGATGCTTTAATTCTCCCCTCAGATTTGATTGGCCAGGATGGCTACAGGTGTCATCAGGAACTTCCTGGTTCCAGGTCCTCCCACCTGCTATCTACCCATGATCCTTCAGCACTCTCTTCCACACAGGAAGGTGGAAGAGagtggggaagaggaggagaaagaggaggtgaggggggagagagggggagagagggaggaagaggaggaggaatatgAAGACTCTGAAgttctggaggaagaggaggagtttcTGGAGGAAGCTGTCTGTTTCCCTGCCCCTTGTCCCTCAGACATGACCAGTCAGCTCTTGCGCTTTGCTGACGTCATCAGTTTGGATGTGCAGCGTTACTTTGGCCGATGCCCCGACGACCCAGAGGCTTGTGACATCTACACCGACCGCATATCCACTGCAACCAGTGGCCGTCTCCGTTACTATGATGACCTGGTCCGAATGGCCCGGAGCGGAAACCAAGAGGACCCAGAGTCAGTCTCTGTTGCCAGCGGCAACCTGGGGCCCCTGGCTGAGTTGTTCGACCACTGCTGGGGGCGTTGTCAGGATCGGGGTCGACCAATGAACAAGAGACACCTCCCCTTAAGCTTTTGGACAGAGCCAATCCCTGGCCCTGTACTGAGCATGAGCAGTAGCACCCAAAACATCAGCTCACACCATACACAGGACAATACACAGGcactggatacacacacacacaacagacacacacaggacaataCACAgccactagacacacacacacaggaaaatacACACCCTGATTTCAGTGATCTTCTAGCACATTGGGATCCAAACCCTGACCTCACAcactgacctcacacacacatacacacacacacacaatctgacctctcacacacatacacacacaagctgacctcacacacacatacacacacacaatctgacctctcacacacactgatgtcacacaaacacacacagacatactgacCTCTTACACATTGTGGTGTCTATAAATGCCCATATTAACTCTATtctatattataatatatatcaGATTCTAATGACAAATTCGAAAATTGTTTTAACCATGTTCTATTGATTTTGGGAGAAATAAATATGATCtgaatgtctctctgtctctggtttAAAACTAACAagctatttctgtgtgtgtgtgtgtgtgtgtgtgtgtgtgtgtgtgtggaggggtgcggtcgggggtgtgtgtgaggaggtgtggatgtgtgtgtgggggggttacgTGTTCTAATATGTTGCTGGAAAATGAATGACTTTGTCTGATTGGTCCCCAGGTTCAGGATTAACGTTGTGATTGGCTGGGAGAGAGCACCAGTAagatctgaacacacacaccatgcacacatacacacctgcaaTGTGGAGCTGAGTCAGTCTGAGGAAGCTAGCATGGCAACACACACCGTCTCAAACACTGTTCTACTGGGCTTGCTGGTGCTTGGGCTCTGGAACACCAGAGTCTGGTCTCAgcaaccagaaccaggaccagaacaAGAACCAGAACCAAGaacagaaccaggaccagaaccaCGACCAGAACCCGGACcagtggaggagaagaaggagaagaccacagagattgaggaggagaaagatgtGTTGGTTCTACATGTGAAGAACTTTGCTCGAGCGCTCAGTGAAAACAGCTTCCTGCTGGTTGAGTTCTGTGAGTAGAATGTCCAGCTTGGAAGGTCTAGAATGTTCCCTTCATTTTATAATGTTAGACCATACAACACGTCATCACTATGCAGAGTGCGGaaaatgtgtgtgcattgtgtgtgtgtgtgtgtgtgtgagacctccCCAGGTGCTGTGAATACCAGTTCTCCCATGACTGAAGTCAGGGAGAGTCAGTTGGGGGAGGaatagggggagggagagagagaaagatagagacagagggagggagtgaagacaagagggggaggaggggagagacagttAGTGCAACTGTCATTCTGTTATCAGAAGTAAATTTGTATGTTGGGatacctgtggtgtgtgtgtgtatatacagtatgtgtgtgttaggtgcatgtgtgtcagattgtatgtgtatgtacagtatactgtatccATATATGTCCTGAACATACATATGTACtatacagtgtgtatgtgtatacgtGTCTAcatctgtatttgtgtatatgtgGGTATATATGaggaaaaataaatgttaattCATCTTacaatgtgacacacacacacccagggagtGGCGACaccagaacaaacacacacacttgttcaggCATCAGGCCCGGTGCCACACACATGTTACATAGCTCTGTTGTATTGGAAAACCATGGACAGCGACATTTGTGGTGCATTATCAAGAGATTTATTTATTAGATCTGAACCTCACTGCAAAAAAAAGCTCAAAACCTAGCAAGGGTAACACTAAAGCAGCTAATAATTGTTAATTCAACTTCGCCATGTAATGTTGTCCTGCAAGAAAGACAAGTTCATTCATGGCTAGCTACTTACCAAGCGAGAAGTTAACTTTTTAATAGAGTATTTTATTTATCATAGACTTAATGTCTGTCACTAAAGTACGTGTTCCAGGGTTAGCCGGCCCCACGCACAGAACTTGAAAACGTACTTTATTGACGATCAAGTACTCCCTCGAgtaccttattgcttaaatatacACAGTACATACGTGTATACACATGTTTATATAAGTTAAGAaatatgtatgtatgcaaatacatgtgtgtatatttgtgtatatacatatatatttggaTATGTGTATATACGTgtctatatatatgtataaatatatatgtgcgTATATATGTGTAGACGCTCCGTGGTGTGGACACTGCCGGCAGCTGGAGCCTGTTTATTCTGAAGCGGCAGGGCTGCTGAAGGCGGATTCAGGTGTTCGATTTGCTAAGGTGGATGccacagaagaggaggagctgggggcaGAGTTTCACATCAGCAGCTTCCCCATGCTGAAGCTGTTCACTTACGGGGACCGACACAACCCCATCACCTACACCGGTACTACACCCTAACCCCATCAGCTACACTGGTGCTACACCCTAACCCCATCAGCTACACTGGTGCTACACCCTAACCCCATCAGCTACACTGGTACTACACCCTAACCCCATCAGCTACACTGGTACTACACCCTAACCCCATCAGCTACACTGGTGCTACACCCTAACCCCATCACCTACACCGGTACTACACCCTAACCCCATCAGCTACACTGGTACTACACCCTAACCCCATCAGCTACACTGGTACTACACCCTAACCCCATCAGCTACACTGGTACTACACCCTAACCCCATCAGCTACACTGGTGCTACACCCTAACCCCATCAGCTACACTGGTACTACACCCTAACCCCATCAGCTACACTGATGCTACACCCTAACCCCATCAACTACACTGGTGCTACACCCTAACCCCATCAGCTACACTGGTGCTACACCCTAACCCCATCACCTACACCGGTACTACATCCTAACCCCATCAGCTACACTGGTGCTACACCCTAACCCCATCACCTACACCGGTTCTACACCCTAAACCCATcagttattaatcagaaggttgccagttcgaatcctggccgtgccaaatgacttgttccttacttgcctcaggggaatgtccttgtacttattgtaagttgctctggataagagcgtctgctaaatgactaaatgtgtggtgtgtgtgtatgtatgtatatatctgtgcggtgtctgtgtgtgtgtgtgggtgtgtgggatgtatctgtgtggtgtgtgtgtgggtgtgggggggggggtgtgtggatgtatctgtgctgtgtgtgtgtgggtgtgtgaaggtAAGAGGACAGTAGCAGGTCTACTACAGTGGTTGAGGCGTCGGTCTGGTCCAGGAGCAGCTGTTCTGGAATCTGTCCAAGcagctgatgacatcatcactgctCACAACATCACTGTGGTCGGCTTCTTCACAGTAGGGACCCATCTATCTGTCTgcgtgcctgtctctctctgtctgtcagtctgtctgtctgtctgtctgtcagcccgtccatctatccatctatctatctttaTTATACAGTATAGTAGTATAATAAAGACAGTACATCCATACATCTATCTATCCCTCAGAGTTTAGAGAGTGTGGAGGCAAAGCTGTTTTCCGAAGTTGTCATGGAGATTGTTGACATGGAGTTTGCTGTGACAACCAGCCCAGAGGTGTTCCACAAATATAGAGTGGAGGGAAGAGGTCTAGTGCTGTTCAagaaggtgcacacacacaccacaccacacaaacacacaccacacaaacacacaccacaccacaccacaccacacaaacacacaccacaccacacacgtacatacacacacacacatacatacacacaaacacaccacacacacaccacacgcacacacaacacaccacacatacatacatacacacatacatgatgtgtgtgtgtgcagtttgatGAGGGCAGGGCTGATCTGATGCTGTCCAAGGAGGATATCCTGGACAAGGAGCAGCTGACCTCCTTCATCCACAACAACAGCCTGCAGCTTGTCACAGAGTTCAGCGAACAGGTATGAcactcatttacacacacacacattcacacacccatgcatatgcacacaaacacacacactcgcacatcaaacacatacacacactcacatacacacccatggaCAGCATATGTCTGCATGCACACATGAATCTGTTTTGTCTAACAGTGcattgtggtgtgtggtgtgtgtggtgtgtagaaTGCAGACCAGATTTTTGGCTCCAAGGTCCACACTCACTGTCTGCTGTTCGTGAACTCCAGTGTGCAGAGTCACATAGCTCTGCTGGAGGACTACCGGAGGGTGGCTAAGGTGTACAGGGGACAGGTACACTAGGGTAGTACTACTGGAATACAACTATATACTACTAGAATACAACATGAATACTATTATAATACTACCACTACTAAAATACTACAAAGTACTACAATAGACTAAGGGGTATGATACCATTATGTGGGCAGGGCCAGGATCCACTAACAGGTCTGTCCATTTGACCGCCAGGTGTTGTTCATCTTGATTGATGTGTCGGCTGGCCTATCACACGTGCTTAAGTACTTTGGGCTGACAGAAGGCGATGCCCCCACCGTACGCATCATCAACACAGACACCGTGAAGAAGTATGCACTGGGCGGGGCTATCACGACCCAGTCTCTGACGGAGTTCTGCCAGGGTGTTCTGGATGGAACCATCAAGGTAACCTGGCAACACGTGGATGTGTTGTCGTTAATGGTTGCGTTTAGATTGTGTTGCGATTGTGTTGTGATTGTGTTGCGGTTGTGTTGTGATTGTGTTGAGGttgtatagtttttttaaatcaaatatttatttttattttcaagttttcaacaaaaaaacaaaacacacaatacATAATACACCCCCATGgcgaccctccctccctcacccttcaCAATTCAGACACATAATTCGATGTCAGGTTGcatatagtaaaaaaaaaatgataaaaaaaagttaCGTACAAAATGATCGGAAATAAAGCTTTCATGACAATTATAGTaacaataaaaataattataattacAATATTCTTCGAAAAAAGTACTTAGTTTTGTATCTATTTCAGACCATGTTGCTATCGTCGTTTCGCAGGCGCCTTGCATTCTGGCAACACAAATGTCAGAAACTGTTATGTCAACAAATGTGTTCAGCCATTGTAATCGAGTCAGTGTATGTGGTGGTAGTCAGCGTTGAGCTAGGATCTTTTTAGCAGCAGTCAACCCAGATAATGCTATTCTTTTTTCTGATTTTGGAAATAGAAAAATACTCAACTGACTTGtattgtgttgaggttgtggttgtgttgtggttgtgttgtggttgtgttgaggttgtgttgaggttgtgttgtggttgtgttgtggttgtgttgtgttttggttgtgattgtgtcgtggttgtgttgcagttgtgttgaggttgtgttgaggttgtgttgaggttgtgttgcgGTTGTGTTGcggttgtgttgaggttgtgttgaggttgtgttgtgaTTGCAGCCCCACCTGCTCAGCCAGGAGCTTCCAGAGGGCTGGGACCAGGGCCCCGTCTCCACTCTGGTGGCTAAGAACTTTGAGGCTGTGGCCTTTGACCCCAACAAAAACGTATTTGTGGAGTTCTGTAAGTTAGACATGTCCAcacacatgtccacacacacacatgcatactaaCCCATGCACATATCTCAGAGGTTAACTTGGTAccatgtgtgtatggtgtgtgtggtgtgtgtatggtgtgtgtgtggtgtgtgtgtgtgtgcagatgctcCGTGGTGTGGACATTGTAAGGAGTTAGCCCCAGTGTGGGAGAAGCTGGGAGAGATGTATGCTGAgcgtgatgacatcatcatagCTAAGATGGACAATACAGCCAATGAGCTggagtctctgtctgtgtctggatACCCCACACTGAGATACTAtcctgctggagaggagaggaaggtacacacacacacacacacactgagatactatcctgctggagaggagaggaaggtacacacacacacacacacactgagatactatcctgctggagaggagaggaaagtacacacacacacacacacactgagatacTATCCTGCTGGAgagtaggtacacacacacacacacacacactgagatactatcctgctggagaggagaggaaggtacacacacacacacactgagatactatcctgctggagaggaaggtacacacacacacacacacacacacactgagatactatcctgctggagaggagaggaaggtacacacacctgtcttGTGTGTCCTTTGTGTAGGTGGTAGAATACAGTGGCAGCAGAGACCTGGAGACTCTCTCCAAGTTCCTGGACAACGGAGGAACTCTGCCTGaggaaacagaggaggaggagaaggaggagaaggaggaggaggaggaggaggaggaggaggaaaggaaggaggaggaggtaagaATTCCATATCTAGAATGGTATTCAATTCAATTCCATATCTAGAGCCCCAGTACAACCAATCCTCTCCCAACTCACTCCCCTCAACCaatccactctctccttctgcagGTCACTGATGACTCATCACAGCTTCCTGCCAATGAAACGTCCAAAGATGAGCTGTGATGTCACGCAGGACAAACATAGCGGTTTCCATGATTTCCTAATAAAATATTTTGCCTCCAAAGTTCAGACTGCGACATTATTTCTGTTATATTGATACGTCTTTTTGAGATGAGCCAAGCCTAATGCagtttggtgtaggctggtagcagagctgaGCCTGATGCAGTGTGGtacaggctggtagcagagctgagcctgatgcagtttacatttacatttattcatttagcagacgcttttatccaaagcgacttccaagagagagctttacaaagtgcatagctcactgataataacaacaagatagccccaaagcattgcgggtagccaaaaacaagaagtacacattgtgaacaaccaaaaaataagtgctaaagggaagaagccataagagcatgtggttaagcaagttacaattacacaacatgaatctctaagtgcaagtgtacctgtaggaaagagtttaaaacagtttaaatcagctaccactaaccaacaagagcaaggcaggaaggagagagagaggggttccttatacagggaaagtctccccgagacaagtagggtgaagtgccttgcccaaggacacaacgtcatttggcacggccgggaatcgaaccaaca
This window encodes:
- the pdia2 gene encoding protein disulfide-isomerase A2 translates to MATHTVSNTVLLGLLVLGLWNTRVWSQQPEPGPEQEPEPRTEPGPEPRPEPGPVEEKKEKTTEIEEEKDVLVLHVKNFARALSENSFLLVEFYAPWCGHCRQLEPVYSEAAGLLKADSGVRFAKVDATEEEELGAEFHISSFPMLKLFTYGDRHNPITYTGKRTVAGLLQWLRRRSGPGAAVLESVQAADDIITAHNITVVGFFTSLESVEAKLFSEVVMEIVDMEFAVTTSPEVFHKYRVEGRGLVLFKKFDEGRADLMLSKEDILDKEQLTSFIHNNSLQLVTEFSEQNADQIFGSKVHTHCLLFVNSSVQSHIALLEDYRRVAKVYRGQVLFILIDVSAGLSHVLKYFGLTEGDAPTVRIINTDTVKKYALGGAITTQSLTEFCQGVLDGTIKPHLLSQELPEGWDQGPVSTLVAKNFEAVAFDPNKNVFVEFYAPWCGHCKELAPVWEKLGEMYAERDDIIIAKMDNTANELESLSVSGYPTLRYYPAGEERKVVEYSGSRDLETLSKFLDNGGTLPEETEEEEKEEKEEEEEEEEEERKEEEVTDDSSQLPANETSKDEL